From the genome of Desulfobaccales bacterium:
GAGCATGTGGCGGAACGCTTCGCCCTGCCGGTGCCGGCTGCGGGGGAGAAACTGATTGACGGAAAGGAGGTGAAAGGATGAAGCGTTGGGGCCAACGGTGGGGGGTGGCGCTGGCCGCCACCCTGCTGGTGGGGGGGTGCTGTGCCCATCCCGGGGTCTTCGGGCAGCTGGAGCAGTCCTTAAAGACGGTGCAGGCCTGCTATGAGCCGCTGGTGCAGAGCTTGACGGAGGAGCCGGTGAACGAGAAGGTGCGGGCGGCCATCGTGGCGGCGGACACCACCCTGCTGCTTCTGGCGCAGTTGCAGGAGCAGTGGTGTCCGGCCCTCACCGCGGTGGAGCAGGCCAAGCTGTCGGCGGAAGCAGTGCAGAAGCTGGCCGAGGAAGCCGGGGTGGCAACGGAGTCGAATTCGCACAGCGGGCAGTAAACGAGGAGCGGCATGGAGAGGGAACTGATCTTGACATTGGGAGGCGAGGAGCTGCCGGAGTGGATCCGGGTGCTCCCCGTGGGCCGGGTGGAGCTGGCGGATGAGCGGCCGCCCTTCGAGGTGGACCAGGAGTCGCTGGCGGCCATGGTGGCGGCCTTTGAGGCCCGGGGGGTGGACCTGGTGGTGGATTACGAGCACCAGTCCCTGACCGGAGAGCGGGCGCCGGCGGCGGGATGGATCAAGGAGCTCAAGGCGGAAGCCGACGGGCTGTGGGCCCGGGTGGAGTGGACCCCGCAGGCGCAGGAGTATCTGCGGAACCGGGAATACCGCTACTTTTCGCCGGTGCTGAAGCTGGACCCGGAGAGCCGCAGGCCGGTGGCCCTCCTGCAGGTGGCCCTGACCAATGTGCCGGCCATGAAGAGCCTGGAGCCTTTGGTGGCCCGCTACGGTTGGGAGGCGGCCAAATCCGAGCTGGCGGCCCGGCTGGAATTGGGCGCCGAGGCCAAGGAAGAGGAGCTCTGGCTGCGGGCCCGGCAGGTGTGGGGCGAGATTCTGGCGCTCACCGGTTTGGGGCCGGAGGCGACGGTGACGGAGCTGAAGGCGGAGATTGAGGCCCTGAAAACGGCCCGGGGCCGGGTGGCCGCGTTGGAGGCGGAAGTGACGGCCCTGAAAGAGCAGGTGAAAGAAGCGGCGGTGGCCTGGGAAGTGGAAGAGGCGCTCAGGGCCGGGAAGATCACCCCGGCTCAGGAGACCTGGGCGCTGGACTACTGCCGCCGGGATCTGGAGGGCTTTCGGGCCTTTGTGGCGGCGGCGCCCAAGGTGGTGCCGTTGGGGGAGAAGTTTTCCCTGAGCCGGGAAGAGAAGCCCCTCACCGGCCGGCTGCAGCCGCAGGAGCTGGCGGTATGCCGGGCGCTCAACCTTGCGCCGGAAGAGTTTCTGAAGGCCAAAGAGGCCTCAACAGCGAAAAAAACCACGGGGAGGTAACAGGGAATGGCGGCTTTGACTCAGGACCGGGCGACGCCCTACCGGGAAGGCATCGAGATCGACTTTCCGGTGGCGGCGAATGCCAAAATCTTTGCGGGCTCGTTGGTGTGCGCCAATGCCTCGGGATATGCGGTCCCGGCCTCGGACACCGCCGGGCTGAAGTTCCTGGGGGTGGCCCTGGAGCGGGCGGACAACACCGGCGGGGCCAACGGCGCCAAAGTGGTGCGCTTGAGAAGGACCGGGGTGTTCGAGTTCAACGCGGCCAGCATCACCCAAGCCATGGTGGGGGACCCCATGTACGTCAAGGACGACAACACCTTTGACGATGCCGCCGGGTGCACCAACGACATCAAGGTGGGGGTGCTGGTGAAGTACGTGAGCGACACCAAGGGCTGGATCGACATCAGCAGATAAGGAGGGGAGGCAGACCATGATCATCAATGCGGAGAACCTGGCCAGCGTCTATACCGGGCTGACGGCGGTGTTCAACAATGCCTTTCAGACCACGGAGACCTGGTATGAACGGGTGGCCATGACGGTGCCGGCCAAGACCCGGATCATGGACTACAAATTCCTGCTGGATTTCCCCATGGTGCGGGAGTGGATCGGGGACCGGCAGGTGAACGCCATGGAGCCCAAGGCCTTTCAGGTGGAGAGCAAGGACTGGGAGGCCACCATCGAGATTGACCGCAACGACATCGAGGACCAGCAGATCGGGATTTACAACCCGGTGGTGGCGGCTCTGGCCCAGGAGGCCCGGCGGCACCCGGAACGTCTGATTGCGGCCTTGCTGAAAAACGGCACCACCTCGCCCTGCTATGACGGCAAAAACTTCTTTGCCACGGACCATCCGGTGGGGGCGGGGACGGCCTCCAACTACGCCGCGGGCACGGAGGCGGCCTGGTTTCTGCTGGACACCTCCCGGGCGGTGAAGCCCTTCATCTTCCAGGTCCGGCGGGAGGTGCAGCTGGTGCGCATGGACCGGGCCGATGACGAACACGCCTTCATGCGGAAAAAATACCGCTACGGCGTGGATTACCGGGGGGCGGCGGCCTACGGCCTCTGGCAGCTGGCCTACTGCTCCAAACAGGAGCTTAATGCCGCCAACTACGCGGCGGCCCGGTCGGCCATGATGTCGCTCACCAATGCGGAAGGGATGCCCCTGGGGGTGCGGCCCAATCTCTTGGTGGTGCCGCCCAACCTGGAGGCCCGGGCCCGGGAGATCCTCCACGCCCAGTTCATTGTGGGGGATCCGGCCAGCGGGGGGTCCAAATCCAACATCTGGTATGGCACTGCGGACCTTTTGGTGGTGCCGGAACTGCTGTAAGGAAGACACGGTCCGGGGGTCTGAAAAGGCCCCCGGCTGGAGGAGCAGAGATGGGCTGGTTTGGCGGCTATGTGTTGCAGACGGGCAATTTTGTGCCCGGTAACTACGAGATGGTGACGGTGAGCACCACCACCGCCTATTTTTCCAAGTCGAAGATCACCCCCACCACTGGGGCTTTTGCTGGGATGTCGGCGCAGGCGGCGTTGGTGTCGCTGGAGGGGGGGGACATCCGGTTCCGGATCGACGGCACCGGCCCACCCACCACCACTCACGGGCACCTGATGACCAACGGCGACAGCCTGGTCATTACCGGCACCCAGGCCCTCAATCAGTTCCGGGCCATCCGGGCGGGGGACACGGACGGCACGCTCAGAGTCACCTACTTTTATTAACCGGAGAACCTGGGGCCCTGGCCGGCAGCCAGGGTCCCCAGGGAAGCGGGGGTTCAGGGGGGATGGCGATGCTGGCAGGCAAGAAGACCTATCTGACGGCGGCGGCCATGGCGGCGGCGGCCTTCTTGAGGGGGATGGGCTGGCTAGACCAGCAGCAATATGAACTGGTGCTGGGGTTGCTGGGCTCCCTGGGGTTGGCCACGCTGAGGGCCGGAGTCTCCAAACTGTAGGGCCATGGCATATCAGGATCTGGCGGAACACAGCGAAGCGTTGGTGGCCTTACTTGCCACCTTTGGCGGCCTCTGCGGCCTCCTGTTCTGGCGGATGTTTGTCCGGGTGGAAAAGAAGCTGGATGACATGCTGCGGCTGTGCTGCGAGTGCCAGCGGGAGCAGGCGGAACGCTTTGTCTACCGGGATGAGTTCCATCGGGAGCGGGAGTCGCTGTGGACGGCGCTGAACAGCCACGGGCACAGTCACGACGGCCGGGTGGCGCGCTAAGGCGGGCAGGATGCCACCTCTGCGTGTCAGGGGGGAGGTTAAGAGATGACCACAAGCTGGTGGCACCTGCTGCTGAAGCTGGCGGCGGCCTTCCTGGAATTCTGGCGGTTCCGGCGGCAAGAGGAGGCCCGGGAACGGTGCCGGCGCCGGGTGGAGCAGTTGGATCGGGAGCGCCGCATCGAGGAGGAGGTGGCCCATGTCCGCACCCAAGTGGAGGATGAGTTGGTGGCCA
Proteins encoded in this window:
- a CDS encoding phage protease, encoding MERELILTLGGEELPEWIRVLPVGRVELADERPPFEVDQESLAAMVAAFEARGVDLVVDYEHQSLTGERAPAAGWIKELKAEADGLWARVEWTPQAQEYLRNREYRYFSPVLKLDPESRRPVALLQVALTNVPAMKSLEPLVARYGWEAAKSELAARLELGAEAKEEELWLRARQVWGEILALTGLGPEATVTELKAEIEALKTARGRVAALEAEVTALKEQVKEAAVAWEVEEALRAGKITPAQETWALDYCRRDLEGFRAFVAAAPKVVPLGEKFSLSREEKPLTGRLQPQELAVCRALNLAPEEFLKAKEASTAKKTTGR
- a CDS encoding capsid cement protein translates to MAALTQDRATPYREGIEIDFPVAANAKIFAGSLVCANASGYAVPASDTAGLKFLGVALERADNTGGANGAKVVRLRRTGVFEFNAASITQAMVGDPMYVKDDNTFDDAAGCTNDIKVGVLVKYVSDTKGWIDISR
- a CDS encoding Mu-like prophage major head subunit gpT family protein; this encodes MIINAENLASVYTGLTAVFNNAFQTTETWYERVAMTVPAKTRIMDYKFLLDFPMVREWIGDRQVNAMEPKAFQVESKDWEATIEIDRNDIEDQQIGIYNPVVAALAQEARRHPERLIAALLKNGTTSPCYDGKNFFATDHPVGAGTASNYAAGTEAAWFLLDTSRAVKPFIFQVRREVQLVRMDRADDEHAFMRKKYRYGVDYRGAAAYGLWQLAYCSKQELNAANYAAARSAMMSLTNAEGMPLGVRPNLLVVPPNLEARAREILHAQFIVGDPASGGSKSNIWYGTADLLVVPELL